In the Nitrospirales bacterium LBB_01 genome, one interval contains:
- a CDS encoding hydrogenase — MTSKWLTINNTVAIPRRQIPVLHLSDMMEGIVVQIQQGLRIIQFFGYEAPNGNISVISVLSDDIQNHLTIATAQTERGGRYDSISNSVPAMQLFERNLYEEYGVVPVGHPWLKPVRYGYGTRSAIADYPFYGSSGGEVHETALGPVHGGVTESGHFRFLCHGEDVFNLEIQAGYQHRGVESLFAAGNPMNKSALAESITGDTVIGHVWAHALAMEAMSGVRVSGRAEIIRAIALEFERIAMHLSGLSGISLDIGFLPGASTYGRLRNTVMDTMLLISGCRFGRGLIRPGGVLSDLELRSREQILSIFDAIDRDFEIINEYFFNDPGVQSQLEYMGAVSTEAAWRAGLVGIAAKSSGLPIDARADQPYGVYVKDSIEPVLLKGGDVAARARIRVLETAQSIELLRRWLNMGIMTGSIKEETRLMKADSFVVTIVEGWRGGLTHAAMTGRNSELLHYRVTDPSFHNWIALTLAMRGNGISDFPLCNRSFDLSFSGHDL, encoded by the coding sequence GTGACAAGCAAGTGGCTGACCATAAATAACACTGTGGCAATCCCGCGGCGGCAAATCCCAGTGTTGCATCTAAGCGACATGATGGAGGGAATTGTTGTTCAAATTCAGCAGGGCTTAAGGATAATTCAGTTTTTTGGTTATGAGGCTCCAAACGGTAACATTTCTGTCATATCTGTCCTATCCGATGACATACAAAATCATCTGACGATAGCTACAGCGCAGACAGAGCGTGGCGGCAGGTACGATTCCATATCTAACTCAGTGCCTGCCATGCAGTTGTTTGAACGAAACCTCTATGAAGAGTACGGAGTGGTTCCTGTGGGGCATCCGTGGCTGAAACCAGTAAGGTATGGCTATGGCACACGCAGCGCAATTGCCGATTACCCGTTTTATGGTTCATCTGGCGGAGAGGTTCATGAGACAGCCCTTGGGCCGGTTCATGGCGGAGTTACAGAGTCCGGGCATTTCAGGTTTTTGTGTCACGGCGAGGATGTGTTTAATTTAGAGATACAGGCAGGGTATCAGCACAGAGGGGTAGAGTCGCTCTTTGCAGCCGGAAACCCAATGAATAAATCAGCGCTTGCAGAGTCAATAACAGGAGACACTGTGATAGGGCACGTGTGGGCACATGCGCTTGCTATGGAGGCAATGTCGGGAGTGAGGGTGTCAGGCAGAGCAGAAATAATACGCGCAATAGCGCTTGAATTTGAACGTATTGCAATGCACTTATCGGGGTTAAGCGGCATATCGCTTGATATTGGGTTTTTGCCGGGAGCTTCAACTTATGGGCGGCTAAGAAACACCGTGATGGATACGATGCTCTTGATTTCCGGCTGCCGTTTTGGGCGGGGTTTAATTCGTCCCGGCGGCGTGTTAAGCGATTTGGAGCTGCGTAGCCGTGAGCAGATATTAAGCATATTTGATGCTATTGACAGAGATTTTGAAATCATAAACGAATACTTTTTCAATGACCCCGGCGTGCAGTCTCAGCTTGAGTACATGGGGGCAGTGAGCACAGAGGCTGCATGGCGGGCGGGCCTTGTGGGAATAGCGGCGAAATCCTCAGGGCTTCCGATTGACGCCCGTGCTGATCAACCATATGGGGTCTATGTAAAAGACAGCATAGAGCCTGTGCTGCTAAAGGGAGGGGATGTGGCGGCAAGGGCACGCATTAGGGTGCTTGAGACAGCACAATCCATTGAACTTCTGCGCAGATGGCTAAACATGGGCATTATGACAGGCAGCATAAAAGAGGAGACACGGCTTATGAAGGCAGATTCCTTTGTGGTTACTATAGTGGAGGGATGGCGCGGAGGACTGACACATGCGGCAATGACAGGGCGCAACAGCGAGCTTCTGCACTACCGCGTAACAGACCCCTCATTTCATAACTGGATAGCTCTCACACTTGCCATGAGAGGAAATGGAATTTCTGATTTTCCATTGTGTAACAGGAGTTTTGACTTATCATTCAGCGGGCATGATTTATAG
- a CDS encoding antitoxin family protein, with product MTATVRARVSHGGIELLEKIDFPEGREVLVTINEIMNPEKEAVDLNDDDVWENDTFFKLAGIMDSGLGDLAKNHDKYLYGQPDK from the coding sequence ATGACCGCAACAGTAAGGGCCAGAGTTTCACATGGAGGAATTGAGCTTTTAGAAAAAATAGATTTTCCAGAAGGTAGAGAAGTTCTTGTCACCATCAATGAAATCATGAACCCTGAAAAGGAAGCTGTCGATTTAAACGATGACGATGTTTGGGAAAACGATACTTTCTTTAAATTAGCTGGAATTATGGACAGCGGATTAGGTGATTTGGCAAAAAACCACGATAAATATCTTTATGGTCAACCAGATAAATAA
- a CDS encoding chemotaxis response regulator protein-glutamate methylesterase, which yields MGLGFVSKKIKVLIVDDSAVVRQTLLTILSSDPMIEVIGTASDPYAAVNKIHESPPDVITLDVEMPRMDGITFLKKIMTQNPIPVVMCSTLTDRGSETALKALEYGAVDIISKPRVGTKQFLEDSRVQICDTIKAAASSRLRKISPIDQKVAPKLTADAVISKAPSQAMIQTTEKVVIVGASTGGTEALKVFLEDFPMDCPGIVIVQHMPEHFTAAFARRLDSICTINVKEASDNDSVIRGRALIAPGNKHTMIKRSGARYYVEVKDGPLVSRHRPSVDVLFRSASRYAGKNAVGVIMTGMGDDGARGMMEMKESGAFNIAQDEASCIVFGMPNEAIKHGGVDKVLPLDRIAREVIRICG from the coding sequence GTGGGCTTAGGCTTCGTATCAAAGAAAATAAAAGTGTTGATTGTCGATGATTCGGCAGTGGTAAGACAGACACTTTTGACAATACTGTCTTCAGATCCAATGATTGAGGTTATAGGCACGGCATCGGATCCGTATGCTGCGGTAAATAAGATACATGAGTCCCCGCCTGATGTAATCACACTTGACGTAGAAATGCCGCGGATGGATGGGATAACGTTCCTTAAAAAAATAATGACTCAGAATCCGATACCTGTCGTTATGTGTTCAACCCTTACAGACAGAGGCTCAGAGACAGCGCTTAAGGCTCTTGAGTATGGGGCAGTGGATATAATAAGTAAGCCGCGTGTGGGCACTAAGCAGTTTTTAGAGGATTCGCGCGTACAGATATGTGACACAATAAAGGCAGCGGCGTCATCGCGCTTAAGAAAGATATCTCCCATAGATCAAAAGGTAGCGCCAAAACTTACGGCTGACGCCGTAATTTCAAAAGCGCCCTCACAGGCTATGATTCAAACTACGGAAAAAGTGGTCATCGTGGGGGCCTCAACTGGAGGCACAGAGGCGTTAAAGGTATTTTTAGAGGATTTCCCTATGGATTGCCCCGGCATAGTTATAGTACAGCACATGCCTGAGCATTTTACGGCGGCTTTTGCAAGACGTTTGGACAGTATATGCACAATAAACGTCAAAGAGGCATCGGATAATGACTCCGTGATAAGAGGCAGGGCATTGATTGCTCCCGGCAACAAGCACACTATGATAAAGCGAAGCGGTGCGCGGTACTACGTTGAAGTTAAAGACGGCCCGCTTGTCAGCAGACACAGACCATCTGTGGATGTATTATTCCGGTCAGCCTCGCGTTATGCCGGTAAAAACGCAGTTGGAGTTATAATGACCGGTATGGGGGATGACGGAGCGCGCGGAATGATGGAGATGAAAGAGTCAGGGGCTTTCAATATTGCTCAGGATGAGGCCTCCTGCATAGTGTTTGGAATGCCGAATGAGGCTATTAAGCATGGCGGTGTTGATAAGGTTCTCCCTCTGGACAGGATTGCAAGAGAGGTTATAAGAATATGCGGTTAG
- a CDS encoding PIN domain-containing protein has product MTTVFVDTSALVAFFDKADEMHLEARSKMEIIKRKKLKLLLTNFIFDEALTLCVTRTNHETAVKMGEFIFSSNIIEIVWLNEELQRKAWEYFKRHSDKIYSFTDCTSFLVMQKMEMQLFFSFDEDFKRAGFMDFSR; this is encoded by the coding sequence ATGACTACAGTTTTTGTTGATACCAGCGCATTAGTAGCTTTTTTTGATAAAGCGGATGAGATGCACTTAGAGGCTCGTTCTAAAATGGAAATTATCAAGAGAAAAAAGTTAAAACTGCTTTTAACCAATTTTATTTTTGATGAGGCGCTTACTTTGTGTGTAACCAGAACCAACCACGAAACAGCCGTAAAAATGGGAGAGTTTATTTTTAGCAGCAATATAATTGAAATTGTGTGGCTTAACGAGGAATTGCAGAGAAAAGCGTGGGAATATTTTAAAAGACACAGTGACAAAATTTATTCTTTTACCGATTGCACCAGCTTTTTGGTAATGCAAAAAATGGAGATGCAATTATTTTTTTCTTTTGACGAGGATTTTAAACGAGCCGGATTTATGGATTTTAGCCGGTAG
- a CDS encoding NADH:ubiquinone oxidoreductase, with protein MFSAIKTKLNQGFRSIKDMALPPDNFRGLPKISDGKCANACYRCMDVCPVSAITYNPITIDLSKCILCPECSRVCPEGIIRFTNQTDLASTDLKDLVISSGHREPVIVPDKHIVKLFNKSFKLRSVSAGGCNGCELELNALSSVNFDIGRFGIEFVTSPLHADALVVTGPITRNMTHALEETYRTIPEPKVLILVGTCALSGGIFAGSQAIDRTFLNKINPNLYIAGCPPHPLVVINALMRFLGR; from the coding sequence ATGTTTAGTGCGATAAAGACGAAATTAAATCAGGGTTTTCGGAGCATTAAGGATATGGCGCTGCCGCCGGATAATTTCAGAGGGCTGCCAAAGATATCGGATGGTAAGTGCGCTAATGCCTGCTACAGGTGTATGGATGTGTGTCCTGTGTCGGCAATAACGTATAATCCTATAACGATAGATTTATCAAAGTGCATACTATGTCCTGAGTGTTCAAGGGTTTGCCCAGAAGGTATCATACGTTTTACAAATCAGACTGATTTAGCCTCAACCGATTTAAAAGACCTTGTGATAAGCTCTGGGCACAGAGAGCCTGTTATAGTACCAGATAAACATATTGTAAAGTTATTTAATAAATCGTTTAAGCTACGCTCAGTATCGGCGGGCGGATGTAACGGCTGTGAGCTTGAGTTAAATGCGCTTTCAAGCGTTAACTTTGACATAGGGCGGTTTGGGATAGAATTTGTAACGTCGCCGCTTCACGCTGATGCTCTCGTTGTAACGGGGCCGATTACAAGGAATATGACACATGCACTTGAAGAGACCTATCGCACAATCCCTGAGCCAAAAGTTTTAATCCTTGTAGGCACGTGTGCCCTAAGCGGCGGGATATTTGCCGGTTCACAAGCTATAGACAGGACATTTCTAAACAAAATCAACCCCAATTTATATATTGCAGGCTGTCCGCCGCATCCACTGGTTGTTATTAATGCACTGATGAGGTTTTTAGGCAGATAG
- a CDS encoding BrnT family toxin, giving the protein MDIFNLLNECRGFEWDAHNAEKNRQKHRVIPPECEQVFLNRPLVVADDEKHSEKEKRLYALGHTDTDRMLFIVFTIRLDKIRVISARDMSDKERRVYQSHE; this is encoded by the coding sequence ATGGATATTTTTAATCTTCTTAATGAATGCAGAGGGTTTGAGTGGGATGCGCACAATGCTGAGAAGAATCGGCAAAAACACCGTGTTATACCTCCTGAATGTGAACAGGTATTTCTTAATCGCCCACTGGTGGTTGCAGATGATGAAAAACATTCCGAAAAGGAAAAACGGCTCTATGCCCTCGGACACACGGATACTGACAGAATGCTCTTTATTGTATTTACAATCCGTTTGGATAAAATCCGAGTTATCTCGGCAAGGGACATGAGTGATAAAGAAAGGAGGGTGTATCAATCACATGAATAA
- the hisD gene encoding histidinol dehydrogenase, whose product MREIYTKNEFKAFREILRRRALGTNSDLAGEGNPLQGTVSEIIKNIRDRGDSALRQYTQQFDKVELNELRIPESVIEQSAQTVEPKIVKALKLSMERIRRFHKRQLEKSWRYSYKGAELGQLIRPLERVGVYVPGGKASYPSTVLMNVIPAQTAGVKEIALCVPTPQGELNPYVMRAIWELGITEVYPVGGAQAVAAMAYGTESIKKVDKITGPGNMYVAEAKKQVFGVVDIDMIAGPSEILIVSDDSGDPEFIAADLLSQAEHDEMASSVLITTSKTMLASVKKMLKSKLEMLQRENIAQISLNNFGAMVYAESIEQAFEYSNEIAPEHLEIMVENPDECVSLVKNAGAVFIGNYSTEPLGDYCAGPNHTLPTNGTSRFFSPLGVYDFIKRTSYINFSEAGFLNIADAVFDLASCEGLHGHADSVMVRLKRLKGKQQ is encoded by the coding sequence ATGAGAGAAATCTATACAAAAAATGAGTTTAAAGCATTCAGAGAAATTCTCAGAAGAAGGGCTTTGGGGACTAACTCTGACCTTGCGGGAGAGGGGAATCCCCTTCAGGGGACAGTCAGCGAGATTATAAAAAACATACGTGATAGAGGCGATAGTGCATTAAGACAATATACGCAGCAATTTGACAAGGTAGAGCTTAATGAGCTAAGGATACCGGAAAGCGTAATAGAGCAAAGCGCACAAACCGTTGAACCAAAAATTGTAAAAGCCCTGAAACTTTCCATGGAACGGATACGTCGTTTTCACAAAAGGCAGCTTGAAAAGAGCTGGAGATACTCGTATAAAGGAGCGGAACTGGGGCAGTTAATCAGACCTCTTGAGCGTGTGGGAGTTTACGTGCCGGGAGGCAAGGCATCGTATCCCTCAACGGTGCTGATGAACGTCATACCAGCTCAGACGGCAGGAGTGAAAGAGATTGCCCTATGTGTGCCAACCCCTCAAGGGGAGCTAAACCCCTACGTTATGAGAGCTATTTGGGAACTGGGAATAACTGAGGTTTATCCGGTAGGGGGAGCACAAGCGGTTGCGGCTATGGCTTATGGCACAGAAAGCATAAAAAAGGTCGATAAAATCACAGGCCCCGGAAACATGTACGTAGCTGAGGCTAAAAAGCAGGTTTTCGGTGTGGTTGATATAGATATGATAGCAGGCCCCTCAGAGATTCTCATAGTCTCCGATGACTCTGGAGACCCTGAGTTTATAGCGGCTGATTTACTCAGTCAGGCAGAGCACGATGAGATGGCATCATCTGTGCTGATAACAACTTCAAAAACAATGCTTGCCTCTGTTAAAAAAATGTTGAAAAGTAAACTTGAAATGCTGCAAAGAGAAAATATAGCGCAGATATCACTTAACAATTTTGGAGCAATGGTTTATGCTGAAAGCATTGAACAGGCTTTTGAGTACTCTAATGAGATAGCGCCGGAACACTTGGAGATAATGGTGGAAAATCCTGACGAGTGTGTCAGTTTGGTGAAAAATGCGGGAGCCGTATTTATTGGAAACTATTCAACAGAACCGCTTGGCGATTACTGTGCTGGACCAAATCATACGCTTCCCACAAACGGCACATCTCGGTTTTTCTCACCACTTGGCGTTTATGATTTTATAAAACGAACGAGTTATATAAATTTTTCAGAGGCAGGCTTTTTAAACATTGCAGATGCCGTCTTCGATTTGGCCTCATGCGAGGGACTTCACGGTCATGCCGACTCAGTGATGGTTAGATTAAAACGCCTTAAGGGAAAGCAGCAATAG
- a CDS encoding protein-glutamate O-methyltransferase: protein MPVAERAEDNQFKRASLTDKEFRRLGDFVHSEVGIKMPDIKKTMLEARLQKRLKALGFDTFNQYIEYVFSPKGRDAEIINFIDVVTTNKTDFFREPNHFEYLTSTALPTLIRTHGAGVRRKLMVWSAGCSTGEEPYTLTMVLDNYGLKQYNGVFSFTLIATDISSRVLEKAQSGVYEEEKVAPIPMEMKKRYLLRSKDRSKKIVKIVPELRSMIKFRRLNFMEGDFGFREEMDIIFCRNVVIYFDKQTQEKLLNKFSRYLIPGGYLFMGHSETIAGLKVPFVQVAPTVYRVAH, encoded by the coding sequence ATGCCAGTGGCTGAAAGAGCAGAAGACAATCAGTTTAAAAGAGCATCGCTGACCGATAAGGAATTCCGGAGGCTGGGTGATTTTGTTCACTCAGAGGTTGGAATCAAAATGCCTGATATAAAAAAAACCATGCTTGAGGCCCGTCTGCAGAAAAGACTAAAAGCGCTTGGGTTTGACACTTTTAACCAGTACATAGAGTATGTGTTTAGCCCTAAGGGGCGCGATGCTGAAATTATAAATTTTATAGACGTTGTCACAACAAATAAGACCGATTTTTTCAGAGAGCCCAACCACTTTGAATACCTGACCTCAACCGCCCTGCCGACTCTCATCAGAACCCATGGTGCAGGCGTAAGGCGAAAACTTATGGTCTGGAGCGCTGGGTGCTCTACCGGAGAAGAGCCCTACACGCTCACTATGGTTCTTGATAACTATGGGCTTAAGCAATACAACGGGGTGTTCAGTTTTACGTTGATAGCGACGGATATTTCCTCACGAGTGCTTGAAAAAGCCCAAAGCGGCGTGTATGAAGAGGAAAAAGTAGCTCCCATACCTATGGAGATGAAAAAGCGGTATCTGTTACGAAGCAAAGACAGGAGCAAAAAAATTGTGAAAATAGTGCCTGAGCTAAGGTCTATGATAAAGTTTCGCCGTCTTAATTTCATGGAAGGGGATTTTGGATTCAGAGAAGAGATGGATATAATTTTTTGCAGAAATGTGGTTATATATTTTGATAAACAGACGCAGGAAAAACTTCTGAACAAATTCAGCCGCTATCTGATTCCCGGAGGATATTTGTTTATGGGGCATTCGGAAACTATTGCCGGATTAAAAGTGCCGTTTGTGCAGGTAGCGCCTACCGTTTACAGGGTTGCTCATTGA
- a CDS encoding HD-GYP domain-containing protein, which produces MLKTIKAKELKIGMYIKISESWFKHPFIKNEFVITHESQIEQIIKNKIKDVVIDTDKGILKIENVENISHSDKNLTPPDTWQPDKLMPDDLKEAIRDTKMPKEEKAKRVYDASLRMMGKLLESPTAENIKTSKDVVSDLVDLILREPETSGYLLNITSHDYYTYTHSVNVGILSIMVSKEIFKNSDAHDMHELGAGFFLHDIGKTKVPPEIINKPGRLTDDEMFKMRTHPYQGYKILKEADQLSEECKIIVMQHHEREDGTGYPLRLKKDEIHPYGRIGCISDVFDAITAERSYKQAMSPFEALKLMKEQMLHHFQEEIFSKFVLIFSK; this is translated from the coding sequence ATGCTTAAAACAATCAAAGCAAAAGAGCTTAAAATCGGAATGTATATCAAAATTTCTGAGTCATGGTTTAAACATCCGTTTATTAAAAATGAATTTGTAATAACACACGAAAGCCAGATTGAGCAGATAATCAAAAACAAAATCAAAGATGTTGTCATAGATACCGATAAGGGCATCTTAAAGATAGAAAATGTGGAAAACATCAGCCATTCCGATAAAAATCTGACACCGCCAGATACGTGGCAGCCAGATAAACTAATGCCGGATGATCTTAAAGAAGCCATAAGAGACACAAAAATGCCTAAAGAGGAAAAAGCAAAACGAGTTTACGACGCATCCCTTCGGATGATGGGAAAACTGCTTGAAAGCCCAACGGCTGAAAACATTAAGACATCAAAAGATGTTGTCTCTGATTTGGTTGATTTGATTCTTAGGGAACCTGAGACCTCAGGTTACCTGCTTAATATTACCTCGCACGACTACTACACCTATACGCACTCGGTAAATGTTGGAATACTGTCAATAATGGTATCTAAGGAAATTTTTAAAAACTCAGACGCTCATGATATGCACGAACTTGGCGCAGGGTTTTTTCTTCATGACATCGGTAAAACCAAAGTACCCCCTGAGATAATCAACAAACCCGGCCGTCTTACCGATGACGAGATGTTTAAGATGCGAACTCATCCTTATCAAGGGTACAAGATACTTAAAGAGGCTGATCAATTAAGCGAGGAGTGTAAAATTATCGTAATGCAGCATCATGAAAGAGAGGACGGAACCGGATATCCTCTCAGGTTGAAAAAGGACGAAATCCACCCTTATGGCAGAATCGGCTGTATCTCGGATGTGTTTGACGCTATCACCGCCGAGCGCTCTTATAAGCAGGCTATGAGCCCATTTGAAGCCCTGAAACTTATGAAAGAACAAATGCTGCACCATTTTCAGGAGGAGATATTTTCAAAATTTGTTTTGATTTTTAGTAAATAA
- a CDS encoding chemotaxis protein CheD yields the protein MKISEIRLPIVFLKPGELHMGTNHVAVHTVLGSCVSVTMYNPHKGLAAMCHGLLPNCGCECGSCPEKMKYVECSIVHMINWFYKAGVDKSQIETKVFGGGDVLDKGHCVNALPPERQRLSVGSQNIKAALKVLDEAGFKISAKDVGGNLGRKMFFFTDNGEVLLRKIKKTCTSSQKQMAY from the coding sequence TTGAAGATATCTGAAATACGCCTGCCAATCGTTTTCTTAAAGCCCGGAGAGCTACACATGGGAACAAACCACGTAGCAGTGCACACGGTGCTGGGCTCCTGTGTCTCCGTAACGATGTATAATCCGCATAAGGGACTTGCCGCTATGTGTCACGGGTTGCTTCCTAACTGCGGCTGTGAGTGTGGGAGTTGCCCGGAAAAAATGAAATACGTGGAGTGTTCCATAGTGCATATGATAAATTGGTTTTACAAAGCAGGAGTTGATAAGTCTCAGATAGAAACTAAAGTGTTTGGCGGCGGTGATGTGCTTGATAAAGGGCATTGCGTTAACGCTCTCCCTCCTGAAAGGCAAAGACTGAGTGTTGGTAGCCAAAACATAAAAGCTGCATTAAAAGTGCTTGATGAGGCCGGTTTTAAGATAAGCGCTAAAGATGTCGGGGGCAATTTAGGCAGAAAGATGTTTTTCTTTACAGATAACGGCGAGGTCTTACTACGGAAAATTAAAAAGACCTGTACTTCAAGCCAAAAGCAGATGGCTTATTAA